In Candidatus Nanosynbacter lyticus, one genomic interval encodes:
- a CDS encoding sigma factor-like helix-turn-helix DNA-binding protein: protein MNETVKTERIDNLNSAIDTIISKIPQEREREIISRRFGLSDRKETLEMIGDMFGITRERVRQLEKSILTRLRVAVSEGTLPSVTAIEKEITSSLSEMGRVARIQDLASHFLGKEASSIDRSRVAFIGELAENITIITENDDYYQAAAIDTLGNEKQVKVRVEEVVKTIKKHGEPITAEDLHKKLDYEHPSNIAALATVSKKLANLHNQWGLAKWPSVNPKNIRDKIYVVLDTNGSPMHFSDIAKGIRDSEFNRRSVTTQAIHNELIKDSRFVLIGRGIYALASWGYSRGTVSDIITDILKNSESPLHRDEIVRQVLDKRQVKETTILLNLQSKPQFKRVAKATYVFDEAV, encoded by the coding sequence ATGAACGAGACAGTAAAAACCGAAAGAATCGACAACTTAAATTCTGCCATTGATACTATTATTTCCAAAATACCGCAAGAGCGCGAAAGGGAAATCATCTCTCGACGATTCGGCTTGTCTGACAGGAAGGAAACGCTAGAAATGATTGGTGATATGTTCGGCATCACCCGCGAGCGAGTTCGTCAGCTGGAAAAGTCTATCCTAACACGACTTAGAGTTGCTGTTAGCGAAGGAACCCTACCGTCAGTTACTGCTATAGAAAAGGAAATAACCTCAAGCCTATCAGAAATGGGTCGAGTAGCCCGTATACAAGATTTAGCATCACATTTCCTGGGCAAGGAGGCCTCATCAATTGACCGCTCTCGTGTAGCGTTTATCGGAGAGTTGGCGGAAAATATCACTATCATCACAGAAAATGACGACTACTATCAAGCGGCAGCCATTGACACTCTGGGTAACGAAAAGCAAGTTAAAGTAAGAGTTGAAGAAGTTGTTAAGACGATTAAAAAACATGGCGAGCCAATCACTGCGGAAGATCTACATAAAAAATTAGACTACGAACATCCATCAAATATTGCAGCATTGGCTACTGTTAGTAAAAAATTAGCTAATCTACACAATCAATGGGGACTAGCTAAATGGCCATCAGTTAACCCAAAGAACATCCGCGATAAAATCTATGTCGTTCTTGACACCAACGGCTCACCGATGCACTTTTCTGACATTGCCAAAGGTATTCGAGACAGCGAGTTTAACCGACGAAGCGTTACTACTCAGGCGATTCACAATGAACTTATTAAAGATAGTCGATTTGTGCTGATTGGGCGTGGTATTTATGCACTGGCCAGCTGGGGATATAGTCGCGGTACCGTCTCTGATATTATTACCGATATCTTGAAAAACTCTGAGTCTCCATTGCACCGTGATGAAATTGTTCGTCAAGTCCTTGATAAGCGGCAGGTTAAAGAAACCACTATTCTGCTCAACCTTCAGTCAAAACCGCAGTTCAAGCGTGTCGCGAAAGCTACTTACGTTTTTGACGAAGCTGTTTAA
- the topA gene encoding type I DNA topoisomerase — MKNLVIVESPAKAKTIEKYLGKDFHVLSSVGHIRSIVKKTKDGTPPIDVANDFFAVYEVDPEKKKVITELKKNVKAVGKDNVWLATDEDREGEAIAWHLCKVLDLPIETTKRIVFHEITKDAITNAIKNPRTVDMNLVQAQQARQILDRLVGFELSPVVWQKVPGGKSAGRVQSPAVRLLVEREREIMRFEGSSQFKVTAIFIHDNQEFKAELNQKFDSEAAAHEFLTSLKPATFTVSDISKTPGTRNPAAPFTTSTLQQEANAKLGFSSKATMASAQRLYQDGKITYMRTDSVNLSGQAIASATDFIKRLYGPDYSTVRKFKTKSASAQEAHEAIRPTDITSETVTSNEYDQKLYDLIRRRTLASQMSAAKLEKTTISIDIQGNDKLHFEAKGEVITFDGFLRVYGGGKDELLPKLHTGDTLETHDITARQTFARPPARYTEGSLVKKLEDLGIGRPSTYATIIDTVQTRGYVEKGDSEGQPRDVIVLSYNGEEVSRDVVQEKTGSTRGKLIPTPSGELIADFLTDHFTQIVDYDFTANVETEFDKIAAAELAKSAMLNGFYTPFHKLIEQSGGIDRSKVGANREVGIDPKSGKPILARFGRFGPMLQLGATDDEDKPRFAPLPKGAKIETVTLEQALEMFKLPRIVGQTEDGQDIKANIGRFGPYIQVGKLFVSIKPEDPHTITLEKARELYAAKLQAEAEKNIADFGDGVKILNGRFGPYITDGSKNAKIPKGTDPKTITHEKALELLSKTAAKPTRKRTAKKK, encoded by the coding sequence ATGAAAAATCTCGTTATCGTCGAGTCGCCAGCCAAAGCTAAAACCATTGAGAAATATTTGGGCAAGGATTTTCATGTCCTGTCAAGCGTGGGACATATCCGCTCGATTGTCAAAAAAACCAAGGACGGCACACCGCCAATTGATGTGGCGAATGATTTTTTTGCCGTCTACGAAGTTGATCCCGAGAAGAAGAAAGTCATCACCGAGCTCAAGAAAAACGTCAAGGCCGTCGGTAAAGACAATGTTTGGCTGGCCACCGATGAAGACCGTGAAGGGGAGGCAATTGCTTGGCATCTCTGTAAAGTATTGGATTTGCCGATTGAGACAACCAAGCGCATCGTCTTTCACGAGATCACTAAGGATGCCATCACCAATGCTATCAAGAACCCGCGCACCGTTGACATGAATCTGGTGCAGGCGCAGCAAGCACGGCAAATCCTCGACCGGCTGGTCGGCTTTGAGCTCAGCCCGGTAGTCTGGCAAAAAGTGCCAGGCGGCAAGTCAGCTGGCCGCGTCCAGAGCCCGGCAGTACGGCTACTGGTCGAACGCGAACGAGAAATTATGAGGTTCGAGGGCAGTTCACAGTTCAAGGTGACCGCCATATTCATCCACGACAATCAAGAGTTCAAGGCTGAGCTCAACCAGAAATTTGATTCTGAAGCGGCCGCCCATGAATTCTTAACTAGTCTCAAGCCAGCCACATTCACCGTCAGCGACATCTCGAAAACTCCTGGCACCCGCAACCCAGCCGCACCGTTTACGACCTCGACCTTACAGCAGGAAGCCAACGCCAAGCTCGGCTTCAGCTCCAAAGCCACCATGGCTTCAGCCCAGCGGCTCTACCAAGACGGTAAAATCACCTACATGCGTACTGACTCGGTCAATTTGAGCGGGCAGGCCATCGCCAGTGCCACCGACTTTATCAAGCGGTTGTACGGCCCGGATTACTCCACCGTGCGCAAATTCAAAACCAAATCCGCCTCCGCCCAGGAAGCCCACGAGGCCATCCGTCCAACCGACATCACCAGCGAAACCGTCACTTCCAACGAGTACGACCAAAAACTCTACGACCTCATCCGCCGCCGCACCCTGGCATCCCAAATGTCGGCAGCGAAATTAGAGAAGACGACAATTTCCATAGATATACAAGGAAATGACAAGTTACATTTTGAAGCCAAAGGTGAAGTCATCACCTTTGACGGATTCTTGCGTGTCTATGGCGGCGGCAAAGACGAACTCTTACCAAAGCTCCACACCGGTGACACCCTCGAAACCCACGACATCACCGCCCGCCAAACCTTCGCTCGGCCACCGGCCCGCTACACCGAAGGCTCCCTGGTCAAGAAGCTCGAAGACCTCGGCATTGGCCGTCCAAGCACCTACGCCACTATCATCGACACTGTACAGACCCGCGGCTATGTCGAAAAGGGCGACAGCGAAGGCCAGCCGCGCGACGTCATCGTCCTCAGTTACAACGGCGAAGAAGTCAGTCGCGACGTTGTCCAGGAAAAAACGGGTTCCACCCGCGGCAAGCTTATTCCAACACCAAGCGGGGAACTAATCGCCGACTTTTTAACCGACCATTTCACGCAAATCGTTGATTATGATTTTACCGCCAACGTCGAGACTGAATTTGATAAAATTGCCGCCGCAGAGCTGGCTAAAAGTGCCATGCTCAACGGATTTTACACGCCATTTCATAAACTGATCGAACAATCAGGCGGTATCGACCGCAGTAAAGTCGGCGCCAATCGCGAAGTCGGCATCGATCCAAAATCCGGCAAACCAATCCTGGCGCGCTTTGGCCGCTTTGGCCCAATGTTGCAACTGGGCGCCACTGACGACGAGGACAAACCACGCTTTGCGCCGCTACCAAAAGGTGCGAAAATTGAAACCGTCACTTTGGAGCAAGCGCTGGAAATGTTTAAGCTACCACGCATCGTCGGCCAAACCGAAGACGGGCAAGACATCAAGGCCAACATCGGCCGCTTTGGCCCGTACATCCAAGTTGGCAAACTCTTCGTCTCCATCAAGCCCGAAGATCCGCACACCATCACCCTAGAAAAAGCTCGCGAGCTCTACGCCGCCAAACTCCAGGCCGAAGCCGAGAAAAACATCGCTGACTTTGGTGACGGCGTCAAAATCCTCAACGGTCGCTTTGGTCCATATATCACCGACGGCAGTAAAAATGCCAAAATTCCTAAGGGCACCGATCCAAAAACCATCACCCATGAAAAGGCACTGGAATTGTTAAGTAAAACAGCCGCAAAACCAACCCGTAAGCGAACAGCTAAGAAAAAATAG
- a CDS encoding CDP-alcohol phosphatidyltransferase family protein — protein sequence MKTSRESGNRANTIAKDVFTIPNAITLTGGILAWRGAEELNNPCGLSKAALGRLLDTIDGPVSRFTGQTSDVGAALDAITDKIVTAKILYEMKKQKVAPELVIGTIALLNFLNSTATGITNLRSEEKGKTRPTKSGKLAMAGETFTLIAYAGAHVAEYANNPKLAKFLRGLGATAFIASLPPAAHSLYTYTKQALGKNTVPERMPPTGAERSLRLMGALNKFNKCG from the coding sequence ATGAAGACAAGCCGAGAGTCAGGTAATCGCGCTAATACTATAGCTAAAGATGTATTTACCATACCTAACGCCATAACACTAACAGGTGGGATACTAGCATGGCGCGGAGCGGAAGAACTTAACAATCCTTGCGGTTTGTCAAAAGCCGCCCTAGGAAGATTACTTGACACAATTGACGGTCCAGTATCTCGCTTCACAGGACAAACGAGTGACGTTGGGGCAGCCCTTGATGCTATAACCGATAAAATAGTTACTGCAAAAATCCTCTACGAAATGAAAAAGCAAAAGGTAGCTCCAGAATTAGTCATTGGCACTATTGCGCTACTAAACTTCTTAAATTCTACAGCCACGGGAATTACTAATCTACGCAGTGAGGAGAAAGGTAAAACTCGACCAACCAAATCAGGCAAATTAGCCATGGCTGGCGAAACGTTTACCTTAATAGCTTATGCCGGTGCCCATGTTGCCGAATATGCTAACAATCCTAAACTTGCTAAGTTTCTACGTGGGCTAGGAGCCACAGCGTTTATAGCATCACTACCGCCTGCTGCCCATTCCTTATATACATACACAAAGCAAGCACTCGGCAAGAATACTGTACCAGAAAGAATGCCGCCGACGGGCGCCGAACGTAGCCTAAGACTAATGGGAGCACTTAACAAATTTAACAAATGTGGCTAA
- the dprA gene encoding DNA-processing protein DprA, giving the protein MEIKRILPDKHIFTQRLAHIANPPKSLCYMGKLPEANAPIVSIVGSRKPSAYGKEVTERLAAELASAGCIIVSGLALGVDGIAQKAALEAGGTVVAVVPNELPDISPRTNYKLAMDIIRQGGAVISEWMKGDNKIVNRWSFLERNRLVSGLADGIIITEATERSGTLNTASHALNQGRDLFVVPGNITSPLSAGCNNLLKQGAYLVTDANDILNIIAPEKLQKSSSPEAPLSSTPEEAIIIKLISSGIRDGDELQQNSGLSASDFATALTMLEINGAIKPLGANNWTLR; this is encoded by the coding sequence ATGGAAATCAAGAGAATTCTACCAGATAAGCATATTTTCACCCAGAGATTAGCACATATTGCCAATCCTCCAAAAAGCTTATGTTATATGGGAAAATTGCCAGAAGCTAACGCACCTATCGTATCAATTGTTGGTTCGCGCAAGCCTTCAGCCTATGGGAAAGAAGTAACCGAGAGATTAGCCGCAGAGCTAGCAAGTGCCGGTTGTATAATCGTCAGTGGACTAGCCCTCGGAGTAGATGGAATTGCTCAAAAAGCGGCTTTAGAGGCTGGTGGCACAGTGGTAGCAGTCGTCCCCAATGAACTACCTGACATCTCACCGCGCACCAATTATAAACTAGCTATGGACATAATTAGGCAAGGCGGGGCAGTAATTTCTGAGTGGATGAAAGGTGATAATAAAATAGTAAATCGCTGGAGTTTTCTAGAACGCAATCGATTAGTCAGTGGGCTGGCAGATGGCATTATCATCACTGAAGCCACAGAGAGAAGTGGCACCTTAAATACTGCTTCTCACGCCTTAAACCAGGGCAGAGACTTATTCGTTGTCCCTGGCAACATAACCAGTCCGCTCTCAGCGGGATGCAATAACTTGCTGAAGCAGGGCGCTTATCTAGTGACAGACGCAAATGATATTTTGAATATAATTGCCCCAGAAAAATTACAAAAATCCAGCAGCCCCGAGGCTCCACTAAGCTCAACTCCAGAAGAAGCAATTATTATCAAACTAATCTCTAGCGGAATTCGAGACGGAGATGAGCTCCAGCAAAATTCCGGCTTATCGGCATCAGACTTCGCCACAGCGCTAACTATGCTAGAAATCAACGGCGCGATTAAGCCGCTCGGAGCAAACAACTGGACATTACGATAA
- a CDS encoding Fur family transcriptional regulator has product MTLSEIFEQHGFRLTKPRQQIFDILKNSEIPLTVGDIAKNYKNINRTSIYRTLIIFDRLKIINTIYIGWKNYYELAEPFIPHHHHLYCINCQNAEPIQPKELEKLVDYIGKKYNFIVTKHHFELEGICEKCRHIIEE; this is encoded by the coding sequence ATGACACTAAGCGAAATATTCGAGCAGCACGGTTTTCGCCTGACAAAGCCTCGCCAGCAGATTTTCGATATACTAAAAAATTCAGAAATACCTCTTACCGTCGGAGATATTGCAAAAAACTACAAAAACATTAACCGCACTAGTATTTATCGCACCCTTATCATATTTGATAGACTAAAAATAATTAACACAATATACATTGGCTGGAAAAACTATTACGAATTAGCCGAGCCATTCATACCACATCATCACCACTTATACTGTATCAATTGCCAAAATGCCGAGCCCATACAACCGAAAGAACTCGAAAAACTCGTAGACTACATTGGCAAAAAGTATAATTTTATAGTCACAAAACATCATTTTGAGCTAGAAGGTATTTGCGAAAAATGCCGACATATTATAGAAGAGTAA
- a CDS encoding TIGR03943 family putative permease subunit, translating into MFANLLRSMGGILVCGYILLLASRDHLGFYTHPRYHQFAIIISIVGIALFLIDIMLQFKSRQSLNGSVFNLRRVKVSSYLAIIILTIGYTLPPKTLSPSSLAQRENPAIIEAESRCEIPKPTENSSTISINRWKTAINSCKQASYFDNKDITITGFVSNDLLKNYGYDYFYIARYVISCCAVDSVPVKIIVEKRFSVDYPDGTWLIVKGKLSQKVINGQAEYVITQPNITKISQPKYPYELMGI; encoded by the coding sequence ATGTTCGCTAATTTACTAAGGTCGATGGGCGGGATTTTGGTCTGTGGCTATATCCTCCTATTAGCCAGCCGCGATCATCTGGGTTTTTACACTCATCCACGTTATCATCAATTTGCCATTATAATCAGTATAGTTGGAATTGCACTTTTTCTTATTGATATAATGTTGCAATTTAAAAGCAGACAGTCCCTTAACGGATCTGTCTTTAATTTAAGGAGAGTAAAGGTCAGCTCCTACTTGGCGATTATTATCCTAACAATCGGCTATACACTACCGCCAAAGACGCTATCGCCAAGCAGCCTCGCCCAAAGAGAGAATCCTGCAATTATTGAAGCTGAGAGTCGCTGCGAAATTCCAAAACCAACAGAAAATAGCTCCACAATCTCAATAAACCGCTGGAAAACTGCCATAAATTCCTGCAAACAAGCCTCTTACTTCGATAATAAAGATATTACTATCACTGGCTTCGTTTCAAATGACCTACTAAAAAACTACGGATACGATTACTTTTACATTGCGCGCTATGTCATAAGTTGCTGTGCTGTTGATAGTGTTCCAGTAAAAATCATCGTCGAGAAGAGATTCTCAGTAGATTACCCAGACGGTACCTGGCTGATAGTCAAGGGTAAGCTATCCCAGAAAGTCATTAATGGCCAAGCTGAATACGTGATTACTCAGCCGAACATAACTAAGATAAGCCAGCCTAAATACCCATACGAACTAATGGGAATATAG
- a CDS encoding permease translates to MVRKLSDGRLKKILYANQELINWIVFGIFVITIYYLSSKFSTMLVNGELVDLFTKLLPSLQDFLTLTLSVIVEATPFLLLGIIVSALIRKFLPSDKLLKILPKNTFLRRIVLSTLGIALPVCECGNVPVARSLMAQGLKPADVISFLFAAPILNPITIVATMTAFSFQPQMVWWRVIFALIIVQITAFIVSLFKEDSILNPDFKEYCHAHKNDSSFLKIFDNSRNEFWQLFTILVIGASIAAATQVFVPRFIINTVGGDIFLSVIAMIILSFVVSICSSIDAFFALAYARSFTAGSILSFLLSGPMVDIKMIILMKTTFRWHFIATIVLIIFALSFMAGVGVNLYVR, encoded by the coding sequence ATGGTGCGCAAGCTATCAGACGGCCGCTTAAAGAAAATACTATACGCCAACCAGGAATTAATAAACTGGATTGTTTTTGGGATTTTTGTGATTACTATATATTACCTCAGTTCAAAATTTAGCACTATGTTAGTTAATGGAGAACTTGTAGATTTGTTTACAAAACTACTGCCATCGCTTCAAGATTTTCTTACGCTCACACTGAGTGTAATCGTCGAAGCTACACCATTTCTGCTACTGGGAATAATTGTATCGGCACTAATTAGAAAATTTTTACCATCAGACAAACTGCTCAAGATACTACCAAAAAATACCTTCCTCAGGCGAATTGTGCTGTCAACGCTTGGAATAGCCTTGCCGGTCTGTGAATGTGGCAATGTGCCGGTTGCACGCAGCCTGATGGCGCAGGGCCTTAAACCTGCTGACGTCATCAGTTTTCTATTTGCCGCACCAATCCTCAACCCCATAACCATCGTCGCTACTATGACGGCCTTCAGTTTTCAGCCGCAGATGGTCTGGTGGAGAGTCATTTTTGCGCTGATTATCGTCCAAATAACAGCTTTCATTGTTAGTTTATTCAAAGAAGATTCTATACTTAATCCAGACTTTAAAGAGTATTGCCACGCTCATAAAAACGATTCGTCTTTTCTAAAAATATTTGACAACTCACGCAACGAGTTCTGGCAGTTATTTACCATACTAGTCATAGGTGCTAGCATCGCCGCAGCCACCCAAGTATTTGTACCACGATTCATCATTAACACCGTCGGTGGTGACATTTTTCTGTCAGTTATCGCCATGATCATCCTCAGCTTTGTTGTTTCAATATGCTCAAGCATAGACGCGTTTTTTGCCTTAGCTTATGCACGTAGTTTTACTGCCGGCTCAATCTTGTCATTCTTATTATCCGGACCAATGGTAGACATAAAAATGATTATACTTATGAAGACTACTTTCCGTTGGCACTTTATAGCAACAATTGTACTAATAATATTCGCGCTGTCTTTCATGGCGGGCGTGGGAGTTAACTTATATGTTCGCTAA